In the genome of Yarrowia lipolytica chromosome 1B, complete sequence, the window TGCAACAGCTCGAGAACCTGAGTGATGCCGACACGTCGATTCTTGGCGACTACGTGATCGCCCTCGCCAACTACGACATGCCCAAGTCGGAGCTTGCGGAAATGTGCAGATCCCAGTTGTCGGAGTTTTTGCATGGCAATACGGACGCCTTTGTCGAGGCTCTAATGCACGCTATTGAGACCAAAAGTTATATGCAAGAGCCcctccagcagccacagcaacagcaacaacagccgcagcagcagcagcagttcccacagcagcagcaacaaggtCAGTTCCCTACACCACCTCCGTTTCCTCCGGGATTCGACTTTGCACAGATGCAACAGATGGGATTTCCCATGCCTGGTATGAACGTGCCGTTGCCCAGCCACCAGGGATTCATTTCCGGCCAGCAGAAGCGATAcaacaataacaacaaTGGAGGAAACAAGCGGGGCATGAGCGCAATCTCCACACCTCATTCGTCGACAGAGTACAACAGAAAGCTTGTGGTGGAAAAGATCCCCGACGACTACTGTTCTGAGCAGGCCGTGCGAGACTTCTTCTCAAAGTTTGGAACTCTCAACTCGGTCAAGGTGAATTTTGCCGGTAAGCTGGCAGAGATCGAGTTCTCGACCACAGCCGAGGCTAAGAACGCGTACAAGTCGCCTGAGACTATTTTTGACAACCGTTTTGTCAAGGTGTACTGGCGCAAGACTGACGACGAGACTCCTGAGAACGAGGTCgcagagcagcagagacTGCAGGAGGAGCGACAGGCTGCgtttgaggagaaggagcagcgTCGAAAGGAGCatttggagaagatgaccGGAATtctggcccagaagaaACAGCTGTTGGAAATGcagattgagcagcaggaacTTCTCGCGAAGATGGGACAGCCCGTTACCCAGGACGTGGAAGATCTTCGAAACCAGCTGGCAGAGATTCTGGAGCATGAGAAGGACCCCACCAAGGTCTTCAAGTCCACCTCAGCGGCTTCGTCGTTTGCTCctcgaggaagaggaggcttcagaggtcgaggagctcgaggtAGAGGTGCCttccgaggccgaggaggttaCCACCCTTATGGAGCTCCACCTGCACGAGAAAACGTGGATAGAACCAAGTTTTCTCTCGATCTGCGACCCAAGGACGTTTTAATCTCTCCTGTCACGGCGGACAAGCAGGAACACATTCGAGCCCACCTGGTGAGTGTTGGAGAGTACTCCAATGTTGCCCAAGCAAGTGGAGACTCTGTGGTGGTCAGCTTTCCCGACAGAAGAGCCGCTGAGAAGTTCTTCTACGGCTCTGCTGATATTCCGGACGTTGGAAAGGTGGACAAGCAGTGGTTTAAgcaggtcaagaaggatggTGAGGGGTCTGAGGTCAAGACGGAGGAcgtgaagatggaggagaacTAATTTAGAGAAGTCTTCGGCATTGTATATTAAGTGTTAGAGAAATAAAATTATGTATTACAACTACAGTGTATTTGTGTATGGAAATATGGAGTActaatacttgtatgtactgtatataaaTGTGTCACTCGCTCTTACGAACACCTTGGAGATAAAGAGATATACTCGTATATCACTCCAAGTCTAAATAAGAAACACTATGTCGTTATAAGTATGGGAACGGTATACATCCACTGTCACCTACCTTCATATTTTTCTAATTTCAGTTAATTATCTATTTACACAAGATGAAGAGTCTGCGAGTGCACCTTGCCAAAGCTAGGTAACATTTCGAGGGGCGAAAAAGGTCCTTTAAACCTCTTACTTCTTCGATCTAAAATCGTTAGCCACGTTGAGAAGCAGAGAGTCGTTATCCAGCATGATCTTGTTGCCGGACTTGGCAAGCACGTGGGCAATCTCTCGGGCGGTATCCAGACGTTTGAGCTCAACGTAGTCCTTGGACTTCTTGATGGCATCACCAATCAGCTCGGCGGATCGGGCCTCTCCCTGGGCCTTGACAATGGCTCCCTGCTTCTCCTGTCGAGCTCGGTCGACAATGAAGGCGGCTCGCTGGGCCTCCTGCTGGGCAATCTGCTTGGCCTCGACGGCGGCGGTGAACTCGGGCGAGAAGGTCATGTATGTGAGTGACACGTCATCCAGCAGGATGTTGAACTTGGAGGCTCGCTTGATGAGTTGCTCCTTGACCAACCGGGAGACTCGCTCTCGCTGGGTGATCAGCTGGGAGGCGTTGAATTGGGCCACCACAGACTTGAGCACCTCGTTGACCAGAGAGGGCAGAACTCGCTCGTCGTAGTCCTTGCCAAGGGTCTGGTAGATAGTAGGCAGAGCCGAGATGCTGGGTCGAGACAGCACTCGGCAGGTGATGTTGACCATCTGCAAATCCTTGGTACCGGTCAGAGAAGCCACATTTCGAGGCTTGGCTCGCACGTCGTAGATGATGGGGCTCTGGAACCAGGGAATGGCAATGTGGGTTCCCTCGGGGTAAATTCGGGGAGAGATACCGCCGATTCGGTTGTACATGATGGCTCGAGAACCACCATCCACGTTGAAAAGAGACGAGTTGATGGTGGCGGCAGCAATTGCCAGAACGACCAGGCCTCCGACGCCGACAAACTTGGGGCCTCCGGCACCTCCGGCACCCTTCTGGGCCTGTCGCTGCAGCTGGTTGAGCTGGTTGCTGAATTTTTTCCAGTTGGGGTTGTTcattgtggtgatgtggtgGTACAGACTGTGGGTTTAATTTTTGACTACCATCGAGAGGGGTTAGGGCTGGTAAGGGGTGACGGGGAAGTTGGTGTAATTGAGGGGCTAATATTTGGGATAAATGTGTGGGGAACCCTGTTCATGTCAATTGATATTTCCGTGGtttttatttcattttatatattttcaGAGAGCCATTTTGTGTGTCCCTATCACCCCTCCAGGCGCCACCCAGAGTTGCCCCATAGTCAGGCAGAATGCAGACGTGAACGTTGGAAGCAACTCAGTTGGTCCTAACCCTGAGTTGCTGTTGTAGTCCAAGGAGGGTTGAAACTTGTGCAATTGATATGAAAATGGCGCGAGATATTAATTAAACGATAAATTAAAGGATATTGACGGTCTGGGTGGAGTTTTGGACCTATTGGACCAGTATTGGGGTATTTGGAAGCTGACATGTTTAGTTGAACGTTAGTGACGGATATAGTTGAGGCTTTAGTTGGAAGTAAGATGTCAGTTATTTGTGTGTGAATTTAGACATTAGAGGCGTGTTATATAACATATTTCAGGGGTTTTCTCTCTATGTGAACATCTGGTAAAAGTATTTACTACTGAAATTTCCACGTGGATGTCTACCACACTGGTGTTGAAGGAAGCGTTGATTCCAAATAACAGTCTGATACTTGTCCAGTCTGTTAAAAATACTGGGGATGGGCGTTGAACGACACTGGCGCGTTTGGATTGAATTGATCCTGTCTTCCAGATATGGATAATGAATTACAGAAGATCTCGTGCTCTACACTGCTCTTGCAAGGCCGACTGTATGCTCATCACAGTCACTCTGTCCGTTCTCCTTTTTGTGGGGGGCGCCATTGACCTCCCAATGCAAGTTGTACTCGCAGTTTGATTCATCGTATTTTGGTACACCATATCTTgtctggaggtggtgacaGGGCGCTTATTGATCCCAACTGGCTGGGAAATAGATGATCTGGACACAATTAGTCATGTCGGCGATCGATTCCACTTGAATCTGCTGCGACTGACCGACCGTTCCTGTATTCATCTTGAGAGAATCAGCCACTCATTAGACTCAAGCTATACGAGCATGCGGCTTGGaaattacagtatgtacatactgtagctctCTGAAGCCTTCTGACATCGTGCTCGAGACATGACCAAGCACagttactgtacaagtactggaAAACTAACACATCAGGCCCACCATCTGTCTCACAGCATAATAATATAGTTGGAGGTCTGTGGAATTTATACTCGCTAacaatacagtacgagcAATGTGGGCCCTCACTCCGGATACAATGGAACTACAAATATCGACAGATGTTCACAATAtcattgtacatactcataggcactggtacaagtagagatTTCTGCAAGTTACTAGTAGaaccagaaaaaaaatactgtGCACACAGCTCATTAGGACAGTTCACTTCACGAGTACACGTACACGTACTCGcaccgtacttgtaccgaTACAAATAGTACATCCCGGTTGAAACACTGTAGTTCTTTGCACGATCATAGTCCAGACCATCTTTCCCGTATCAGAACCGATATGGTGTGCACATTAAATACAGTAGTCAAATCCAAGTGATAGGGAGATATCTCGTCTTAACAGATTTTTCATTTTATATTACTGGACTTGCAGCCAACATATAGATGCCCAAAAGTTATGACACTCACAGTGTAAGGTGACAGCGATGACGACTCTGCAAAAAATGTTGTCAACACACCATGTTCATTCTCGCAACCCAGATCGTTATCGACAGAGGCCTCGGACACACTTCAGGTCATGGGGAAAGGTCTGAAAGCACTGTATGATACTCGTAATCCTCAGAATTGACTCGACAGCATTATATGTGTGGATGTGATCACAGGTTATGAATAGGAAAAAACTGCATAAAATACACTACCGAAGGATCAACCATTTATATCTGCTTGTCCAATGTCAGCTAACATCATCGATTATCGATGCTCTCATTACTCCTAGGGACCGCCTTCCTTCCAGGTACTGCCCAATGGCCCCTTACATTAACGTTTCACATCACATGACTTCATCCCAATTTGTAAAAGCAGTCCTAAATAAGGTTGACTCTGAAAGTCTGACCCTCCCAGTCCCAAGAGTAAAATCACATCGTTGGAAAAACCTCTTAactcaacaacaacaacaaagaTGACTGGTGTTTCCGTTAGGTGAGTGGAAATATGGGGATTTTGGACTTCACGCAAGTGATTTAAAGACAGTGAGTTGTTTCAGCTTCAATCTGGAACTGTCTCTGGTGCGTTCACACGATACACCTCAACGAttcttctttttcagtACTAACAACAGAGACGTTCCCGCTCAGAAGTTCATTGAGGCTTACGCTTCTTTCCTCAAGCGACAGGGTAAGCTTGAGGTCCCCGGCTACGTTGAGATCGTCAAGACCTCTGCCGGCAACGAGCTCCCTCCCCAGGATGCTGAGGGATGGTTCTACATGCGAGCTGCCTCCATTGCCCGACACATCTACCTGCGAAAGGAGGTTGGTGTTggcaagctcaacaagctctACGGTGGTGCTATCAACCGTGGCCAGCGACCTTCTCACCACAAGGACGCCTCCGGCTCCGTCAACCGACGTGCTCTGCAGGCTCTTGAGAAGCTTGGTGTCCTTGAGGCCGGTCTCAAGGGTGGCCGACGAATCTCCGAGAACGGACAGCGAGATCTTGACCGAATCGCCGCCCAGactctcgaggaggaggaggatgacgagTAAATTTGATACTTGTCGGATTCACAAAATAAAATGTATTTAACAAAAAATGTATAGTACAGCCAGTGGGAGCACTGCGAGTGCGTAGCACGAAAAGTGTGGGGCGTGATACCTCtttacagtacaagtaggaaCCGCTTGAATAATGACATCAGAAGCATGGCGCAGCATTGCTGTTAGACACCGAACAGCTGATATTTGTACAGTTGATGTTCAAACAGCTGGACGACTTCAGAGCAAGGACGACAGCAGCATAGAACAAGAGCCCTGCATTACGATGATAGTGGACTATAGACAGATGAACTACCAGATCATAACTATACACATGATGATGATTTAACTATTTTTTCATATTGTACCTGTATGGGACGTAGTCTGTACGATACGACCGTGCAGTTCTACATTCTCATGAGCCTAGAAGGCTTCCTGGTTTCAAGTAAAATGGAGGAACAAGGCAAGTCAAAAATCCCTGTATGTGAATCAAACTGGGTAACGGAGAAGTTTGCCGAAACCAACGACCTTTGCAACTTGATGATGTAAGATGAGTTCTTTCTACGAAGAATGTCGGCATATTTGAAAGCCAGATAGGGCGAACCACATTTACtgaactacttgtacttgtaccagtaccaATAGATATCTGATAGCAAACTCCGAAGAGGCAGTAGAGTAAGTGGGTTACTTCAATAGAAGACAGACAGAAAGACAGACACAAGATGGATGAAATCAAATAGCGTTCGTGTATGATATCCAGAAAGGCGAGCACAGCCAAACCTACAGAGACAAATCAACATCTTTATCGAAATCTTGAAGATATCAAATGGGATGAAATCCCTATTAGCTTGTTTACTACCACGTAAGACTTCGGCTTCGTTTTTCGCCCTGAAAAGTCACCTCTCAGTCCGGCAGCCACGACCGATCTCGCGAGACAGTGAAAACGACACAGCCATACAACATAATTCAATAAACTTAGTGAATGAAATTTTCCTGAGAGAATAAGCGTCATTTCAAAGTCGCTTTAATTCGACTTGAATAGTGATAAATCATATTTCCTGTACAAACAGTGCTGTGAAGACATTAAACAACGGCATCGTCAAAACAAGTTGTTACGGATATTTAGCTGATCCGAAAACTATTCATGAAGATTGAGCCCTCTGTTTGCTATGATTATACTCTAAAATCACCTCTCTGTTATCGCTAATACTCTCAAAAATgcttttttattctaaggattttttaattttttaattttttattctaataATTCATTATGCACGTGACAAATTTGGCCGTATATGTAGGTCCTAGACAATTTTTAGCTTAACggttgcggccatatcctggtgaaaatacggccTTCCCGTcccgatcagccatagtcaaagccaccagagagcctagttagtattgtagtgggagaccatacgagaatcctgggtgctgcaatCTTTTTGACTTTTTTGTTCCGCAATAACGCAGTGCTGCGACAGAGTTATCGttgatactgtacgtacagtatgtacaacaTCGTGATGACATTTTCATATCATTTGAACCGCTGTCCCGAATGTACCATTATTTAACAAGGGTAGAGGGGTAGACTTGAATACTTCAATTCTACCTTTGAAAGCCCTTagtttttttattgttCTAATGATCCATTACAGTGGTACTACCACCAACAAGTACCATTGTTCCAAATCCTACCTGTTTACTTTCTTTAGTCAGCCGGTTTTTGGTAGGTCCTGCGGTGTTGAGTTGGCACAAACGACTACATGTTCGGAGGGTGTTCGATGAGGTAAAAACAACGAAACTGTTTGCGAAAGAGTTCAATAGCTCTATTCAAGAAGTTACGGGCCGCATAATTAGCTAGTTGCCATTGTAACGGTCATTCGCAGCCTATATTGTGCGTTCTGTTGAGTTTGAGTGGGATGTGGATCCGATTGGAGTCAATTCTTATCGTATCGCAGTCTACAGGAGACCCAATGCTCTGTCGACGatatacaagtaggagatgtggtacgagtacgagtgaGACTTATTGATCTGGAGGTACCTACGGATGACGTACAACGGACCGTGTGCCTTCATACATACCCTAGcaatgaatgtatatgcgATATACTGGGCCTCGTAAAGCACGAATGTCGGGTAGTTCGACTGAAAACAATTAGTCCAACAGCGTGATTGCCCACCTTGCTAGCGTTACATCTTCGCGCCGTCTGCTCGATGTCGCGCCACACTGTAGACTCTCAGATTGTGTTGGGTTAACACTTGTAGTCTCTGTTTGAGGTGGTACAACTAAAATTACCTTGCATGCAGTCGACACGGGAAGGTGTATCGGTTTGAACGGCTCAGGTCGATCAGGGTGGATATGCTTTTGAGACAACGCGTGGGGGTACACCATGAAGAATGGGGGAAGCCCGTGGTTAGAGCAGAAAATACAGAGGCAACTGAATGGGTTGTAGCTGAAGCTTACCATAGGGACATTTTGACCATTGTGTATGCCATCAGAAGACAACTGTGCAGAGTGATTGGCCACTCCCACTGTTTCTTATATTGAACTCTCCTAGGATGAAGGTTTCGTGTAGCACTTGGCGCAGTCGGCTAGCTCTTGGCAGCGGCACTGAATCTGAACTCAATTGGACTAAACCAGATCAATAATGCTGGGTTATTTCACTCACTCAAACGCGTTGATACCATGCACCATTGTGTATATAATGGGTTTGAAATCTGTCCTAGAACGTCCGAATGTCCACCATGCACTTCTCCACTACCCTTCTCGCTTCTTTCCTCGCTCttgtcgctgctgctccaaGCAACCCGAAGTACCTGACCTTCCCCATCACCAGGCACCACAATGACTCTGACTTtgtgcagcagcaccaccaTCTGCTGACCCGTCAGGCCCCCATACCCGTCGACATCCTCAACAAAGGAGCATACTATTCAATTGCCCTTAATCTGGGTACTCCTGCCCAGGACTTCAACCTGCTACTGGATACTGGATCCTCCGATCTGTGGGTCTACAACATTACTGACACCACTGACTGCAACAACAACCAGTGTGATGTCACCGGTCAGTTTGATGGGTCCGCGTCCTCCACCTACAACTTCCTCAGCGATGACTACTTCATCCAGTACGTGTCTGGAAACGCCTCTGGAAACTGGGGAACCGACACTCTTACTCTCGGAAGTGTTTCACTAACAGACTTCCAGTTTGCCTGCGCCAGCAACGCTGCCGGAAACACCGGTATACTGGGTATCTCAGTCCAGGGTCAGGAGTCTGTCGGACGGTACGGATCGGAGTACCCCAACTTCCCCGTTGCCCTGCAGAACGCCGGATACATTGATCGACAGGTCTACTCTCTGTACTTGAACAACGCCGACTCTTCTGACGGAACATTCCTCATTGGTGGTATCGACACAGCCAAATACAGTGGAAGTCTCACAGTTCTACCACTTACCCAACAGGATGCTCTCCAGATCTCCTACAACAGCATCACCTACGATGGTGCTCAGGTCGGAGGCTCAGGTCAGGCTGTTCTCGACTCTGGAACTTCCCTTACTTACATCCCCGATGCTGCTTACCAGGCCCTGGCCACCAAGCTGGgtctctcttcttcccccGACCCTATCAGCGGTCTCATTGACATTCCCTGCGACTCAGACGTGTCTGTCGAGTTTAACTTCGACGGAGTGATCATCACTGCCACTTCCGAGCAGATTGTTCTTTCCACTGGAGGTTCTACCTGTGGCTTTGGAATCCAGTCCAACGCCAACTCTCAGGGAAACACCCTCTTTGGTGACACCTTCCTGAGAAATGCCTATGTGGTCTACGATCTCCAGGACTCCCAAATTGGTCTTGCCCAGGCCGTCTACACCTCTGCCTCTAACATCCAGGCTCAAAATGGCCCTCTCTCCAACTAGTCTCTATACTCTAACACCTTTATTGGATATCCTGTAGTATTAAGCCAAATGGATTCAACTAGTAAGTATTATCACGCGTCACTCAGATGAAAAGGCCAAGAAATATTGATCAAAATGTAAAGGCAGAGATGCAATAAAGCTGCCACTCATCACCCCGTTCGCTAAAAAATTGAAACTGGATTAATCGAATTTGGAGCCTTGGTCAAGTATGCTGCGGATTGTGTGCGCAACCTCGTGATCGCATTGAATGAAAGCAGGCATGAAAATAGCTTTTCAGAGGACAATAAAAGGTGTCAAGTATTATATGCGATGAATCTGAGGAGGCCAACGACAGGTGCGAGCAGTCATGATCTGGGTTGACTGAAGGATGAGAGAAGGCTGTTTGAAGATTTTGGCCGCGGCAATTAGCCGGAGGTGTTACGTAGCTAGACTACAAAGACTATGGATAAAACAAGGTGTTTTTTCTTGAAAATAATATCTGAAAAGAttctcatcatcctcaATCCCTCTACAAGCTCAGTCTGTACAacatgtacatattgtacttTTCAATAGTGCTCGCAATCAGTTGGAAAGCAATGTGACTAATATGGATTCATTGGAGCGTAAAAACTGGTGTACCACACGTTAACCAAAAGATGCTATAATAATCCCCCCAACTCTAGCTATATAGCTATCCAAAAATGTCACCagcctacagtatgtagcaTACACGCaagagtacagtatttgttAGATATCGTTTATTagatacatacagtaattgATAATATATGGGTAAAGGAGAGTAATACCTCCTGGTACCTCCTGCCAGCCACAACCTTGATGACCCGCCGTTACACTAATAATGTGTGCTTTCTCGTAACTATTGTGGACCCTAAAATAGCCCTGCCATCCATTTTTGACTAGTTCACCTATTCAAGAGGTAACAATTCGCTCCGCTACTTTCATCAACCGTCGAAATGGAACTCCCTCCGGAAACTGTGTACAATATATTTGCCCATGCCGAGCTCGAAACGTGTGTGGATTTGAGGGAAGTGAGTACCTTCTGGTACGCGGCATTCAACCAGCTGGATGCACGGCTCTTGAAGCAGAAAGTGAAAGAGAGGAACCCTTGGTGTTGAAgcctggagaagacggaaCGGAACTGAAAACATGGAGGGATTGTGTCCGGGTGTTTGTGGGACGTTTGGGGGTCAGGTAAGTGGACGTCAATTGAGTGTCTCGAGGACATTAAATACCCTACAGAGCTGACAGAAGCGATTTCCTTGAATATTGACGGGGTAGAGACCACTCTTCCAAAAGATTACAAGCCTCTGATGGTCACGCGAGAGCCACAGTACAACACCATGTTGGAGCTGGATGACAATTACTACATGGACTTGCATACCATGATGGCTCATAGatctcagcctccttcatCGCTACTGGACTTTCTCAGGACAGTTGAAGAGACTGACGAAATAGGAGTATACGACTGTGATGGTGTGAGAGTTGTTGTTCCGATAGACATGGTCACGAATAAAACAAGCTGTGACGTCAACGAAgacatggtggtggtgtacAGCGCACAGGACGTGTGGATTTTTTGCCTCGAGAATACCCAGACTTTCGGCAAGGACGCGGATGGAAGCGTTCAGGAAAGGGAATCACTAACCGAAGAGGTCAAAGAAATATGACCTCTGGTTATACGTTTTTGGTCGAGGATGATGATCTTTTGCGGGTTCCACAGCCAATGGTGCTTGTTGTCGATCTGGACAACCGACGAGTGCTTCATATTGCAGAGACACGAGATGTCAAGTTTGATGAATCACATGTCGATACTGACGAGGTTCCCAAAACTAATTCGTTTCTATCGTCGGTCGTAGGAGTTAACTCGGTTTATAATGGACTCCAATGGATGGTAGACCGTTCTCCAGAAGGGTACATGGGGTTATTTCCCATTTTCATCGACATGAAAGATATTCCTGAGGACGATGGAAGTGGGACTACAAGAGTGAGCAAGATGTACTATTGTAAAGACCGGATCATGCTGTTCGAAAGGTACATGgactctctcttctctagTATCCCACGGGGGGCTCAACCATACGTACTGTTTCTCTATATTACCGTGTATTTTGGGGGAAAGAGACAAGAATCTTTATTAATTGTGGATCTGGCTACCTGGAATGTCTGGTTGATGAAAGAAAACTTTGAGTTGAACCAAGGCTCTCTGGTATTATTTGGACGAGAATTGTTTGTTGGATATTCAGAGGGAAAACTGGGAGCCTAGATGTACAGTCAGGATATGATCGATATCTACAAGACACGTTTACTGCGAATGAAGATGTTGTATCCACGCAGGGGGGAATATGACGTGGGCAGGGACATGAGCCTGGAGGATGATTTTGAGGTACAGGACCAGTTGGAGTAGAGTAGGAGTAGGAGATGGTGTTATAATTTATTGTAAtttgtgttttttattCGAGTATGCTGTACACTACATATTATACATAGATTGAACTGACAACGGAGTCACAATAGGAAGCCTCGTATGTACACAAACTATGGTAGATATTTATGGAGGCTTGTTAATACCCTGAGAACATGTTAACACCTCATTGAGTCCGttaaaatcaaaaaaattatCGACACTAGAATCCAGTGTTTCTATACTGAATTATCAAGAATGTTGGTAGACAAAgcgtatgtactggtacaacTACAAAGTATGTGAGTAGAACTGAATTACCAATACGAGTATTGTAAAACACATTAATTAATAGACTTCTTGGGCTGTGTTATATCACATGACCATCAACAACTACCACCAGttatagtacagtaccacaGGCTACTGCTATCACTTGCTATGCTTCGATACACCCTCCCACGTGCTCGGACCTACTGTCTTCATTACATCAACAGTACACTAATTATCAGTCATTGCTATGTACGAGCTCTTTAGCTATTGAATAAATACGATATCACATTCCAATCAAGTTCCAGCCTTGTGATTGGTCAAGACCAGTAACGGGTTCACtggttctccttctcgtcacAATCTGACTCCTCAGACATGGACTTCTGAAGTCGAGCGTTGAAGGACAATCCAGGCTTAgccttgttgttgctgtgtTAGTAGGAACTGGGGAGATATTAGATCACGGGGTGCAACCTGACGAAGTGTTTTGTGGTT includes:
- a CDS encoding uncharacterized protein (Compare to YALI0B20460g, similar to uniprot|Q9USP9 Schizosaccharomyces pombe Hypothetical coiled-coil protein with RNA recognition motif); this translates as MIPENEQPQLKQWALQQLENLSDADTSILGDYVIALANYDMPKSELAEMCRSQLSEFLHGNTDAFVEALMHAIETKSYMQEPLQQPQQQQQQPQQQQQFPQQQQQGQFPTPPPFPPGFDFAQMQQMGFPMPGMNVPLPSHQGFISGQQKRYNNNNNGGNKRGMSAISTPHSSTEYNRKLVVEKIPDDYCSEQAVRDFFSKFGTLNSVKVNFAGKLAEIEFSTTAEAKNAYKSPETIFDNRFVKVYWRKTDDETPENEVAEQQRLQEERQAAFEEKEQRRKEHLEKMTGILAQKKQLLEMQIEQQELLAKMGQPVTQDVEDLRNQLAEILEHEKDPTKVFKSTSAASSFAPRGRGGFRGRGARGRGAFRGRGGYHPYGAPPARENVDRTKFSLDLRPKDVLISPVTADKQEHIRAHLVSVGEYSNVAQASGDSVVVSFPDRRAAEKFFYGSADIPDVGKVDKQWFKQVKKDGEGSEVKTEDVKMEEN
- a CDS encoding uncharacterized protein (Compare to YALI0B20482g, highly similar to uniprot|P50085 Saccharomyces cerevisiae YGR231c PHB2 Prohibitin P2.384.f2.1), with the translated sequence MNNPNWKKFSNQLNQLQRQAQKGAGGAGGPKFVGVGGLVVLAIAAATINSSLFNVDGGSRAIMYNRIGGISPRIYPEGTHIAIPWFQSPIIYDVRAKPRNVASLTGTKDLQMVNITCRVLSRPSISALPTIYQTLGKDYDERVLPSLVNEVLKSVVAQFNASQLITQRERVSRLVKEQLIKRASKFNILLDDVSLTYMTFSPEFTAAVEAKQIAQQEAQRAAFIVDRARQEKQGAIVKAQGEARSAELIGDAIKKSKDYVELKRLDTAREIAHVLAKSGNKIMLDNDSLLLNVANDFRSKK
- a CDS encoding uncharacterized protein (Compare to YALI0B20504g, similar to Saccharomyces cerevisiae RPS19B (YNL302C) and RPS19A (YOL121C); ancestral locus Anc_3.51, similar to uniprot|P07280 Saccharomyces cerevisiae YOL121c RP55A 40S small subunit ribosomal protein S19 or uniprot|P07281 Saccharomyces cerevisiae YNL302c RP55B 40S small subunit ribosomal protein S19); the protein is MGKGLKALDVPAQKFIEAYASFLKRQGKLEVPGYVEIVKTSAGNELPPQDAEGWFYMRAASIARHIYLRKEVGVGKLNKLYGGAINRGQRPSHHKDASGSVNRRALQALEKLGVLEAGLKGGRRISENGQRDLDRIAAQTLEEEEDDE
- a CDS encoding uncharacterized protein (Compare to YALI0B20526g, similar to uniprot|Q00663 Candida tropicalis Candidapepsin precursor (EC 3.4.23.24)); translated protein: MSTMHFSTTLLASFLALVAAAPSNPKYLTFPITRHHNDSDFVQQHHHLLTRQAPIPVDILNKGAYYSIALNLGTPAQDFNLLLDTGSSDLWVYNITDTTDCNNNQCDVTGQFDGSASSTYNFLSDDYFIQYVSGNASGNWGTDTLTLGSVSLTDFQFACASNAAGNTGILGISVQGQESVGRYGSEYPNFPVALQNAGYIDRQVYSLYLNNADSSDGTFLIGGIDTAKYSGSLTVLPLTQQDALQISYNSITYDGAQVGGSGQAVLDSGTSLTYIPDAAYQALATKLGLSSSPDPISGLIDIPCDSDVSVEFNFDGVIITATSEQIVLSTGGSTCGFGIQSNANSQGNTLFGDTFLRNAYVVYDLQDSQIGLAQAVYTSASNIQAQNGPLSN
- a CDS encoding uncharacterized protein (Converted to coding from non-coding YALI0B20548g, highly similar to uniprot|Q6C9E1 Yarrowia lipolytica YALI0D11924g); the protein is MTSGYTFLVEDDDLLRVPQPMVLVVDLDNRRVLHIAETRDVKFDESHVDTDEVPKTNSFLSSVVGVNSVYNGLQWMVDRSPEGYMGLFPIFIDMKDIPEDDGSGTTRVSKMYYCKDRIMLFERYMDSLFSSIPRGAQPYVLFLYITVYFGGKRQESLLIVDLATWNVWLMKENFELNQGSLVLFGRELFVGYSEGKLGA